A stretch of DNA from Sander lucioperca isolate FBNREF2018 chromosome 8, SLUC_FBN_1.2, whole genome shotgun sequence:
ataaatgttacatgtggccctaatctttttttatatataatgaTGATTAAATTCCATACAATCATCATGTTTTCTAGTGTCTTACAGTTTAATCTGTTTCAGCAAGTTGTGTATTTGTTCACTGCTATCAATCCTGTTTTTTCTGGTGTCTTTCCTGTCTTCTGGTGTATTGTTTCACctattaaaacattaaattagAGGTAACATATTTAATGCTCCCTTCAAAGCaaggtacagtatgtttttGGAAAACATGTCCTGTGTTGTTTAGCAGCACAAACAATACAAAGCAGGGCCTCTTCTCACAAATGCAACCACTGCAAATCACAATCTGTTGAAGTTCACTTTGAATTAAACTGTACACGGGGGCCTCTGCTCCCAGTTGCTCTGTCAGGAATTTGAATAATGGTGTCATGTATCCTCTGGATGTGGGGTCAGGTATAAAAACAACAGGGGGGCCATCGATAAAAGTGTGCAGTCCCATTTGAGCCAAAACAGCTGTACAGCCCCCAAAATTACTGTAGTCATGACCATGGGCAAGGTGTGTACAGCTTTGGATTTTTACTCCAATTAGGGttgacaatgtaaaaaaaaaaataataaaatttgtaattttaataatgaaacgCTGTCATTATAATGTCTTTTTCAGATCATCTTCTACGAGGACAGGAACTTCCAGGGTCGTTCCTATGAGACCAGCGGTGACTGCGCTGAGCTGACCTCCTACCTGAGCAGGTGCCACTCCTGCAGGGTGGAGAGCGGCTGCTTCATGGTCTACGACCGCACCAACTACATGGGAAACCAGTACTTTGTCAGGAGGGGAGAGTACTCCGACTACCAGCGTATGGGCATGAGTGATTGCATCAGGTCATCCCGCATGATCCCCATGGTACTGTAactcattattttaattatatatgAAACCTTATATGAAAGTATTACATTATTTAAAGGAGGATTTCAGTGATTCATGTTCACTCATTTGAATTTACAGCACAGAGGTCAGTTCAGGATGAAGATCTATGAGAGGGAGAACTTTGGTGGTCAGAGTTACGAGCTGATGGACGACTGTGACAACATGATGGAGCGTTACCGCATGAACGACTGCCAGTCCTGCCACGTGATGGACGGCCACTGGCTGATGTACGAGCAGCCCCACTACAAAGGCAGGCAGATGTACCTGAGGCCCGGAGAGTACAGGAGCTTCAGGGACATGGGCATGAGTGGCATGAGGTGGATGAGCATGAGGCGTATCATGGACTCCTGTTATTAGAGCACCAGCATTTAAAAGCaagatttttaataaaaatctaGTGATTCTCTTTTAAATGAATTCCTCCATTACTTattagtgagtgagtgaaactCATACAACAAagtaaaatcatagtatagagGTTGACACGTGCATTTACACACTAACTATGCACTAAAAAAAAGGCTATATCCAGAAAATCAAGTAAGGTTTTAGGGTCACTACATTGCACACTATTAGATGGTAACACAAGTTACCCCCTCTTTCCAGTGGCATGTTGGGTTTAGCAAACACATTATttatgttaaatattctttataaCATAACACAGATAACAAAGAATACTTAAAAGGTTATTTGTCATGGATGCTGATGATCTGTTCT
This window harbors:
- the LOC116052154 gene encoding gamma-crystallin M3-like codes for the protein MTMGKIIFYEDRNFQGRSYETSGDCAELTSYLSRCHSCRVESGCFMVYDRTNYMGNQYFVRRGEYSDYQRMGMSDCIRSSRMIPMHRGQFRMKIYERENFGGQSYELMDDCDNMMERYRMNDCQSCHVMDGHWLMYEQPHYKGRQMYLRPGEYRSFRDMGMSGMRWMSMRRIMDSCY